Proteins found in one Ctenopharyngodon idella isolate HZGC_01 chromosome 16, HZGC01, whole genome shotgun sequence genomic segment:
- the LOC127496821 gene encoding ATPase family AAA domain-containing protein 2-like isoform X1 → MVMLRSNGDMDSSSEFLSLNPPQRKSARLKKAHDDSLTSAEDSPANGFLSVKEENSMTSRTQRGRHVVTFADMNGQTSKSPPKNEKSGRNLRKSPRFQADGERSADEHTDEVESTPTSRSLRARIQRREEDSAVRRSSRITRYKLDARNQSVLYDRLITNTAEAVLQKMDDMQKMRRRLRSRDSEEENLRIYAGTKRKRVTKPSVRGQEESSDNQENEYSDQEEEEEDGEGEEEEEENDEGDEDDEDEDEEENGKRYEFRQRKAVVRYQAPLEEPKKQSIFFKRHSTPVRRRYTFSSSSPRRLYNNRRSTSPGGSEGNGRRHAIHSSDSTSSSSDEEKFERRRSKSRSRSINRCLPMNLRKEDLLGIHKDRIKIGASLADVDPMQIDQTVRFDSIGGLGKHISALKEMVVFPLLYPEVFEKFKIQPPRGCLFYGPPGTGKTLVARALANECSQGERKVAFFMRKGADCLSKWVGESERQLRLLFDQAYQMRPSIIFFDEIDGIAPVRSSRQDQIHSSIVSTLLALMDGLDSRGEVVVIGATNRLDSIDPALRRPGRFDREFLFSLPDREARKDILKIHTRQWDPQLSDVFLEELADKCVGYCGADIKAVCAEAALCALRRCYPQIYASSQKLLLDLESISVSGRDFLSAMRKIVPASQRAVASPAKALTPVIEPLLSSALNNAMEMLQRLFPHVEKGLKKKRDADGVSGILEDLLQSEDEGSSVCSSNKGQKNTGPSPSALQLNRSALQQPTSFRPRLLLCGTSGSGQTSHLAPAILHALEKFTVYTLDVAVLYGVSSATPEEACAQVFCEARRTAPSILYIPHIQRWWDTVSSTLKATFISLLQDIPSFCPCLLLATCSFPHDTLYPEVQDLFHVEYGEVFDVPLPSQEERLRFFEDLILNQAAKAPASKREAVVQALEVLPVAPPPPPRQLSEQEMQKLEEQEEDTLRELRLFLRDVTNRLAQDKRFKAFTKPVDTEEVPDYTTVIKQPMDLSTVLSKIDLHKYETVAAYLHDVDLIWQNALEYNPDRDPSDRLIRHRACALKDTVHAIIRDELDEDFEKICAEIRESRSKRGSASSRFTPAYYHVLPKVSAAVEQKMSDPAPSKDATPVPAPAVLTPRQTGINTASQMKKKRKNRWRNGFIRRKKSCSHLNSKDNPNTAESGDEEEDEDDDGKLAESEDPEKMKDVECESMEADECARAEEPTESTAEVRNNISNEGREHDNATSAVDEVVSVETVQNNATDGQNDVQASESSEPKRTEPSAEDSSGMEYRQRRMTRGFKIQAEQQSLISVDAAMKILEQKNLPLIVDHNKLKELLQRVVDMTEGYEVNQLEKLYALLCQSIYRHRKDYDKTALIQEMSKEVEEFS, encoded by the exons ATGGTGATGTTGCGCAGTAACGGTGATATGGACTCGAGCTCGGAGTTTCTGTCGCTGAACCCGCCTCAGCGAAAGTCCGCACGGCTGAAAAAGGCCCATGATGACAGTTTAACGAGCGCCGAGGACAGTCCGGCCAAT GGATTTTTGTCTGTAAAGGAGGAAAACAGCATGACGAGCAGAACTCAAAGAGGAAGACATGTAGTTACCTTCGCTGATATGAATGGACAAACCAGCAAATCGCCTCCAAAAAATGAGAAAAGTGGGAGGAATTTAAG gAAATCTCCAAGATTCCAGGCAGATGGGGAGAGATCGGCAGATGAGCACACAG ATGAGGTGGAATCAACTCCAACTTCTCGAAGCCTGCGTGCTCGAATTCAAAGGCGAGAAGAAGACAGTGCTGTGAGGCGTAGCTCCAGAATCACAAGATACAAGCTTGATGCCAGGAACCAGTCGGTCCTCTATGACAGGCTCATCACGAA CACTGCAGAGGCTGTGCTTCAGAAGATGGATGACATGCAGAAGATGCGTCGGAGACTGAGGAGCAGAGACAGTGAGGAGGAG AATTTGAGAATTTACGCTGGAACAAAGAGGAAGAGGGTCACAAAACCTTCTGTCAGAGGACAGGAGGAGAGTTCAGACAACCAGGAGAATG AATACAGTGatcaagaggaggaggaggaggatggagaaggtgaggaagaggaagaagaaaatGATGAGGGAGATGAAgatgatgaggatgaagatgaagaagagAATGGAAAGCGCTATGAGTTTAGACAAAGAAAAGCTGTTGTGCGTTACCAGGCGCCTCTTGAAG agCCAAAAAAGCAGAGCATATTTTTTAAACGTCACTCCACCCCTGTTAGACGAAGATATACATTTAGTTCCTCAAGTCCCAGGAGATTGTACAACAACAGGAGGAGCACCAG TCCAGGCGGGAGTGAGGGTAATGG GAGAAGACATGCCATCCACAGTAGTGACTCTACCTCATCCTCTTCTGATGAAGAGAAATTTGAGAGACGGAGAAGTAAGAGTCGTAGCAGGTCAATAAACAG ATGCCTCCCTATGAATTTGCGGAAGGAGGATTTGTTGGGAATCCATAAGGACAGGATTAAAATTGGAGCAAGTCTCGCAGATGTTGACCCAATGCAAATTGACCAAACG GTGCGCTTTGACAGCATTGGGGGTTTGGGAAAACACATCTCCGCACTGAAGGAGATGGTTGTGTTTCCTTTACTCTACCCTGAAGTCTTTGAGAAGTTTAAGATTCAGCCTCCAAG AGGCTGTCTGTTCTACGGCCCTCCTGGCACAGGAAAGACTCTGGTTGCGCGAGCCCTGGCAAATGAGTGCAGTCAAGGCGAGAGGAAGGTGGCGTTCTTCATGAGGAAAGGGGCAGACTGTCTCAGCAAATGGGTGGGCGAGTCTGAGAGACAGCTCCGTCTCCTGTTTGACCAG GCATACCAGATGCGTCCATCAATTATCTTCTTTGATGAAATTGATGGCATCGCACCTGTTCGGTCCAGCCGGCAAGACCAGATACACAG CTCCATTGTGTCCACCCTGTTGGCTCTCATGGATGGGCTGGACAGCCGTGGTGAGGTGGTTGTTATTGGAGCCACTAACCGTCTGGACTCCATCGATCCTGCGCTCAGACGGCCTGGACGATTCGACAGAGAGTTTCTCTTCAGCCTACCAGACAGAGAG GCTcgcaaagatattttgaagatccATACCAGGCAGTGGGACCCGCAGCTATCTGATGTGTTTCTTGAGGAGTTAGCTGACAAGTGTGTTG GTTACTGCGGCGCAGACATCAAAGCAGTGTGTGCGGAAGCAGCTCTGTGCGCCCTGCGCAGGTGCTACCCTCAGATCTATGCCTCCTCCCAGAAGCTCCTGCTGGATTTGGAGTCCATCAGCGTGAGTGGCCGGGACTTCCTCTCAGCCATGAGGAAGATAGTTCCAGCTTCACAGAGGGCGGTGGCATCTCCAGCTAAAGCGCTCACCCCTGTTATTGAACCCCTGCTGAGCTCTGCTCTCAATAACGCCATGGAGATGCTGCAGAGACTCTTTCCTCATGTAGAGAAGGGCCTTAAGAAGAAAAGAGACGCCG ATGGTGTGTCTGGCATCTTAGAGGATCTACTGCAGAGTGAAGATGAGGGATCCTCCGTGTGCTCTAGTAATAAAGGCCAGAAGAACACTGGACCTTCTCCATCTGCTCTTCAACTGAACAG GAGTGCCCTGCAGCAGCCCACCTCATTCAGACCCAGACTGCTACTCTGTGGGACATCAGGTTCTGGTCAGACCTCACACTTGGCTCCTGCTATTCTTCATGCCCTGGAGAAGTTCACCGTTTATACACTTGATGTTGCTGTGTTGTATGGAGTCAGTTCAGCCACCCCAGAGGAGGCTTGTGCCCAG GTTTTCTGTGAGGCAAGGAGAACTGCTCCCAGTATTCTGTATATTCCACACATCCAGCGCTGGTGGGACACCGTGAGCTCCACTTTAAAGGCCACATTCATCAGTCTCCTGCAGGACATCCCTTCATTCTGCCCCTGCCTCCTTCTCGCCACGTGCAGCTTTCCTCACGACACGCTCTATCCTGAG GTACAGGACCTTTTTCATGTTGAGTATGGTGAGGTGTTCGATGTTCCACTTCCTTCTCAGGAGGAGAGGCTCAGATTCTTTGAGGATCTTATTTTAAATCAAGCTGCTAAAGCACCAGCATCTAAGAGAGAAGCAG TGGTCCAGGCACTAGAGGTGTTACCGGTGGCCCCTCCGCCACCTCCCCGCCAGCTGTCTGAACAGGAGATGCAGAAGCTAGAAGAGCAGGAAGAGGACACACTAAGGGAACTCCGCCTCTTCCTGCGAGATGTCACCAACCGATTGGCTCAGGACAAACGCTTCAAGGCTTTTACAAAGCCTGTGGACACAGAGGAG GTTCCTGATTACACTACAGTCATCAAACAGCCCATGGACTTGTCCACAGTGCTATCCAAAATTGATCTGCACAAGTATGAAACTGTGGCGGCTTACCTGCATGATGTGGATCTGATTTGGCAGAACGCTCTTGAGTACAACCCAGACAGAGACCCCTCAG ATCGGCTCATCAGACACCGTGCCTGTGCTCTCAAGGACACTGTGCATGCCATAATCAGAGATGAATTAGATGAGGACTTTGAGAAGATCTGCGCTGAGATCAGGGAGTCTCGCAGCAAACGAG gctCCGCCTCATCACGGTTCACTCCTGCCTACTACCATGTGCTGCCAAAGGTGTCCGCTGCAGTCGAGCAAAAGATGAGTGATCCAGCACCCAGTAAAGATGCTACGCCTGTGCCAGCACCAGCAGTCTTGACACCACGTCAAACAGGAATTAATACAG CTTCACAGATgaaaaagaagaggaaaaaCCGATGGAGAAATGGCTTCATCCGCAGAAAGAAGTCTTGCTCACATTTAAACTCTAAAGACAACCCTAACACAGCAGAATCAGGGGATGAAGAAgaggatgaagatgatgatggaaAACTGGCTGAGAGTGAAGATCCAGAGAAGATGAAAGATGTTGAATGTGAGTCAATGGAGGCTGACGAGTGTGCTCGTGCAGAAGAACCCACAGAATCCACTGCAGAAGTGCGGAACAACATCTCTAATGAGGGACGGGAACATGACAATGCTACCTCTGCAGTGGATGAGGTAGTGAGTGTTGAGACCGTCCAGAATAATGCCACAGATGGGCAAAATGATGTCCAAGCATCAGAGAGCTCTGAACCTAAGAGGACAGAGCCAAGTGCAGAGGACAGCAGTGGAATGG AGTACAGACAGAGGCGGATGACGAGAGGTTTTAAGATCCAAGCCGAACAGCAGAGTCTCATCAGTGTGGATGCTGCCATGAAGATCCTGGAGCAGAAGAACCTGCCTCTTATCGTGGACCACaacaaactgaaa GAACTTCTACAGAGAGTTGTGGACATGACGGAGGGCTATGAGGTCAATCAACTGGAGAAACTTTATGCTCTGTTGTGCCAGAGCATTTACAGACACAGGAAAGATTATGACAAGACTGCACTTATACAG gAGATGTCAAAAGAAGTTGAAGAGTTTTcctag